One genomic region from Nostoc sphaeroides encodes:
- a CDS encoding DUF1611 domain-containing protein, giving the protein MRLSPNQRVAILLHDGITGHHGKTGLAILRYSEAPIVAVIDRKCAGKSLPELTNIKRDVPIVASVAAALEYKPEVLVIGIAPGGGAVPDDYWLEIKNALKAGMSLVNGLHTPMANIPELNALLKPGQVIWDVRKEPPNISVASGMARTLSCRRVLTVGTDMAIGKMSTSLELHWAAKQRGWRSKFLATGQTGVMLEGDGVPLDAVRVDFAAGAVEQIVMRYGNNYDILHIEGQGSLLHPGSTATLPLIRGSQPTQLLLVHRAGQTHNRNNPHVPIPPLLEVIRLYETVASAGGAFGSVPVVGIALNTAHLDQSAAEDAIAQTIAETGLPCTDVVRFDANVLLDAVMNN; this is encoded by the coding sequence GTGCGTCTATCACCTAATCAACGAGTAGCTATCTTGCTGCATGACGGAATTACTGGGCATCACGGCAAAACAGGGCTAGCAATTTTACGTTACAGTGAAGCCCCAATCGTAGCCGTAATCGATCGCAAGTGTGCTGGCAAATCCCTACCAGAATTAACCAATATCAAGCGTGATGTCCCAATAGTAGCATCGGTAGCCGCAGCCCTAGAGTACAAGCCAGAAGTCTTAGTAATAGGCATTGCCCCAGGAGGTGGTGCTGTACCAGATGATTACTGGTTAGAAATCAAAAACGCTCTAAAAGCTGGAATGTCGCTGGTAAATGGTTTACATACACCAATGGCAAACATACCAGAGTTAAATGCACTACTCAAACCAGGGCAAGTAATTTGGGATGTACGCAAAGAACCGCCTAATATAAGTGTTGCTAGTGGAATGGCCCGCACCCTTTCCTGTCGGCGGGTTTTGACAGTAGGAACCGATATGGCGATCGGTAAAATGTCAACTAGTCTAGAGTTACATTGGGCAGCAAAACAACGAGGCTGGCGTTCTAAATTCCTCGCCACCGGTCAAACTGGGGTGATGTTAGAAGGGGATGGTGTGCCTTTAGATGCCGTGCGGGTAGACTTTGCCGCCGGTGCTGTAGAACAAATAGTTATGCGCTATGGCAATAACTACGACATCCTGCACATTGAAGGACAAGGTTCACTGCTACACCCTGGTTCAACAGCAACCTTACCCCTAATCCGTGGTTCGCAACCAACCCAACTGCTGTTAGTACATCGTGCGGGACAAACTCATAACCGTAATAATCCCCATGTACCAATTCCACCTTTACTAGAAGTGATTCGGCTTTATGAAACTGTTGCTAGTGCCGGTGGTGCTTTTGGAAGCGTCCCTGTAGTGGGGATAGCTCTTAACACAGCCCATTTAGATCAGTCTGCGGCAGAGGATGCGATCGCTCAAACAATAGCAGAAACCGGACTACCTTGCACAGATGTAGTCCGCTTTGATGCCAATGTGCTATTGGATGCGGTGATGAATAATTAG
- the psb34 gene encoding photosystem II assembly protein Psb34, with translation MYTTTNEDGVLNNYASEPKVYYAEYPAIWEQRKYVLQALFATLIVTTLVLVGFSVS, from the coding sequence ATGTACACCACCACTAATGAAGACGGCGTTCTCAATAACTACGCATCTGAACCCAAAGTTTACTACGCTGAATACCCAGCAATTTGGGAACAACGTAAATATGTTTTACAGGCTCTTTTTGCAACTTTAATTGTTACAACTTTAGTTTTAGTTGGTTTTAGCGTTAGCTAA
- a CDS encoding nucleoside hydrolase, with the protein MTKQLVLMDHDGGVDDYLATMLLLTMDHIELLGVVVTPADCYVQPAVSATRKIIDLMGFSHIPVAESTVRGINPFPTLYRRDSFIVDHLPILNQRETITTPLVAETGQDFMIKVLQEASDPVTLMVTGPLTTVAVALDKAPDIEAKIHKIVWMGGALNVSGNVEKSLEAGQDGSAEWNVYWDAVSAARVWQTQIEIIMCPLDLTNNVPVTSELVYKMGRQRHYPISDLAGQCYALVIPQDYYFWDVLATAYLGHPEFYQLREWETEIITTGISQGRTKVISGGRKISAMDKVDKEAFYAYILQQWAR; encoded by the coding sequence ATGACAAAACAACTGGTATTAATGGATCACGATGGCGGTGTAGATGATTATTTAGCAACTATGCTGCTGTTGACGATGGATCATATTGAACTCCTTGGTGTCGTTGTCACTCCAGCAGATTGTTACGTTCAACCGGCTGTTAGCGCCACACGTAAAATTATAGATTTGATGGGATTTTCTCATATCCCGGTAGCAGAAAGCACTGTGCGTGGTATCAATCCATTTCCTACTCTCTATCGCCGTGATTCATTTATCGTTGACCATCTCCCCATTCTCAATCAAAGGGAAACCATCACTACGCCTTTGGTTGCTGAAACAGGTCAAGATTTCATGATCAAGGTGTTGCAGGAGGCATCAGACCCCGTAACGTTGATGGTAACTGGGCCTTTGACAACGGTTGCAGTGGCGTTAGACAAAGCACCGGATATTGAAGCCAAGATTCACAAAATTGTGTGGATGGGAGGTGCATTAAATGTTAGTGGTAATGTAGAAAAAAGTTTGGAAGCGGGACAAGATGGTTCCGCAGAATGGAATGTTTATTGGGATGCGGTTTCAGCAGCGCGGGTATGGCAAACCCAAATTGAAATTATTATGTGTCCTTTGGATTTAACTAACAATGTCCCAGTTACATCGGAGTTAGTATACAAAATGGGACGACAACGCCACTATCCCATCTCTGATTTAGCCGGACAATGTTATGCACTAGTTATCCCTCAAGATTATTATTTTTGGGATGTCTTAGCAACAGCTTATTTGGGACATCCAGAATTTTATCAATTGCGCGAATGGGAAACAGAAATTATCACCACTGGTATTAGTCAAGGGCGTACTAAAGTAATTTCTGGTGGAAGAAAAATTTCTGCAATGGATAAGGTAGATAAAGAAGCTTTTTATGCTTATATCTTGCAGCAATGGGCAAGATAA
- a CDS encoding COP23 domain-containing protein, which yields MPSQLLRLISLGSLGLSLCLGNSVAMAQYDSTGDGVVVPTVPSGGSSVPTDTSIPIDTSTGIPTSPSADGTTRFTCQTYNGQYTVMYQPQSQPGQYFAWAAPATLGGGWDAQRRCTAIASRLEQYRPDGLQELQTSVENNENIVCVTTEANPTCRIVLTVPRGKDPVVIRNSIFQNLTTADSGQQTIAVNTYGDRSSGANELYNLGRTLLGGGNNRVSSSRSGINLKPFLDRKDGGTARNLRNGVAIRRQSQPNSVRLNPGKFR from the coding sequence ATGCCATCACAACTGCTTCGATTGATTTCTTTGGGCAGTCTTGGCTTATCTTTGTGTCTGGGCAATTCCGTAGCAATGGCGCAATATGATTCTACTGGCGATGGCGTTGTCGTACCAACAGTACCATCAGGTGGGTCATCAGTACCAACAGACACATCAATACCAATAGACACATCAACAGGTATACCAACTTCACCCTCAGCTGACGGTACAACTCGGTTTACCTGTCAGACTTACAATGGTCAGTATACCGTTATGTATCAGCCACAAAGTCAACCAGGGCAATACTTTGCTTGGGCTGCGCCTGCGACTTTGGGCGGTGGTTGGGATGCACAAAGGCGTTGTACAGCAATTGCCAGTCGTTTAGAACAGTATCGCCCAGATGGCTTACAAGAACTCCAGACATCTGTCGAAAATAACGAAAATATTGTCTGCGTCACAACAGAAGCTAACCCAACCTGTAGAATTGTGCTGACAGTACCGCGTGGGAAAGATCCTGTTGTTATCCGCAATAGTATTTTTCAGAACTTGACTACAGCTGATAGTGGACAGCAGACTATAGCTGTTAATACTTATGGCGATCGCAGTAGTGGAGCCAACGAATTATATAATTTAGGACGCACACTTCTAGGCGGTGGCAATAATCGGGTTAGTTCATCAAGAAGTGGGATTAATCTCAAACCTTTCCTTGATCGCAAAGATGGTGGTACCGCTAGAAATCTTCGCAATGGAGTAGCAATTCGTCGTCAGTCTCAACCTAACTCTGTTCGCTTAAATCCTGGTAAGTTCCGCTAG
- a CDS encoding dipeptide epimerase, with translation MQININLFTVNKRFPLTISRGTTAQTTNVWVRISHDRIEGWGEASPFGVGNHRQSTDAIKDALQQVVPLLEAFSPLQRQEIEQVLTQNQVPSAARAALDIAMHDWLGKRVGLPLWQIWGLDRNQIVPTSVTIGINSPEGARARARDWLQFTDVRLLKVKLGSPDGIDADKKMLLAVQQEAPLLEFFVDANGGWSLEDAIAMCNWLANLGIKYVEQPLPRGQEESLAKLKQHSPLPIFVDESCFTSSDIPHLANYVDGINIKLMKSGGLTEAMRMVHTARAYRLQVMFGCYSDSALANTAALQLAPLADYLDLDSHLNLIDDPFTGALLKEGRVLPNDLPGLGVSQQHSIS, from the coding sequence ATGCAAATAAATATAAATTTATTTACAGTAAACAAAAGGTTTCCGTTGACTATTAGTCGAGGGACAACGGCACAGACAACTAATGTATGGGTGAGAATTTCACACGATCGCATCGAAGGCTGGGGAGAAGCATCACCATTTGGCGTGGGTAATCATCGGCAATCAACTGATGCAATCAAAGACGCCCTACAGCAAGTTGTACCACTGTTGGAAGCATTCAGCCCCTTACAACGACAGGAAATTGAGCAAGTTTTAACACAAAACCAGGTTCCTTCTGCTGCAAGAGCGGCGTTAGATATAGCAATGCACGACTGGTTAGGTAAGCGCGTAGGATTACCCTTGTGGCAAATTTGGGGACTCGATCGCAACCAAATAGTACCGACTTCTGTCACAATTGGGATTAATTCACCTGAAGGAGCCAGAGCTAGGGCGCGAGACTGGTTACAATTTACTGATGTCCGCCTTCTCAAGGTGAAGCTAGGTAGTCCAGATGGCATAGATGCAGATAAAAAAATGCTCTTAGCTGTGCAACAAGAAGCACCATTACTAGAATTTTTTGTTGATGCCAACGGGGGTTGGAGTTTGGAGGATGCGATCGCAATGTGCAATTGGCTAGCTAATTTAGGTATAAAATATGTAGAACAGCCATTGCCACGGGGGCAGGAAGAAAGTTTAGCAAAACTCAAACAACACTCTCCCCTGCCCATCTTTGTCGATGAAAGTTGCTTCACAAGCTCCGATATTCCCCATTTGGCAAACTACGTGGATGGTATTAATATCAAACTGATGAAATCAGGGGGACTAACCGAAGCAATGCGAATGGTACATACAGCGCGAGCATATCGATTGCAAGTAATGTTTGGTTGCTATTCTGACAGTGCGCTAGCTAATACAGCAGCATTACAGCTAGCGCCACTAGCTGATTATCTAGATTTAGACAGTCACCTCAATTTAATCGATGATCCCTTTACGGGTGCATTGCTAAAAGAAGGGAGAGTTTTGCCAAACGATTTACCAGGCTTGGGGGTTAGCCAACAACACTCAATAAGCTAA
- a CDS encoding PEP-CTERM sorting domain-containing protein, translating to MALSAGNIAFVGFNADGNDNIAFVALVDINPNEVIIFEDNEWNGTAWVDTNESAFSWTATSLVTAGTIVRIDNIGSGTITASTGTATTGVTGRGTNRGIAGGDETIYAYQGNATSPTFITAIASGGFSTANGVLTNTGLTAGTNAIDFLTVDDDVDIAAYNGSRSGQADFASYLPLINNPANWQTQDGTGDQGIDGTAPDVPFSSTAFAIANGNPTVNLSVNTNSGTEAGTT from the coding sequence ATGGCGCTTTCAGCCGGAAATATCGCATTTGTAGGTTTTAATGCGGATGGAAATGACAATATCGCTTTTGTGGCGCTCGTTGACATAAACCCTAATGAAGTAATTATTTTCGAGGATAACGAGTGGAATGGCACTGCCTGGGTTGACACAAACGAGAGTGCATTTAGTTGGACAGCTACTTCTTTAGTAACCGCAGGTACAATTGTCCGCATCGACAACATTGGAAGTGGAACGATCACAGCAAGCACAGGAACCGCCACAACTGGCGTTACTGGACGGGGTACAAACAGGGGTATTGCTGGTGGTGACGAAACTATCTATGCTTATCAAGGAAATGCAACCTCTCCCACCTTTATCACAGCGATCGCTAGTGGTGGGTTCAGTACTGCAAATGGTGTTTTAACTAACACAGGATTAACAGCAGGCACTAATGCCATTGACTTCTTAACTGTTGATGATGATGTAGATATTGCTGCATACAATGGTTCTCGCAGTGGACAAGCAGACTTCGCTTCATATCTCCCACTGATTAACAATCCTGCTAACTGGCAGACACAAGACGGGACTGGCGATCAAGGTATTGATGGTACTGCTCCTGATGTACCTTTTAGCTCGACAGCATTTGCGATCGCTAATGGAAATCCCACAGTCAACTTATCCGTCAACACGAATTCAGGAACTGAAGCAGGTACAACCTAG
- a CDS encoding nucleoside deaminase, with translation MDEFMEAAIQEAKQGRQEGGIPIGSVLVKDGNIIGRGHNKRVQDADPVTHAEIDCLRNAGRVGSYRGTILYSTLMPCYLCAGAVVQFGIKKVIVGESRTFPGAKEFMVSHGVEVIDLNLDDCEQMMSEFIETNPELWNEDIGN, from the coding sequence ATGGATGAGTTTATGGAAGCTGCTATTCAAGAAGCTAAACAAGGCAGACAAGAAGGGGGAATTCCCATTGGTTCGGTTCTCGTCAAGGATGGCAACATTATTGGCAGAGGACACAATAAACGTGTGCAAGACGCAGATCCTGTTACTCACGCGGAAATTGATTGTCTCCGTAATGCTGGGAGAGTTGGCAGTTACAGAGGTACTATACTCTATTCAACTTTAATGCCGTGTTACCTGTGCGCTGGGGCAGTGGTACAATTTGGGATTAAAAAAGTCATCGTCGGAGAATCCAGAACTTTTCCTGGTGCTAAAGAATTTATGGTATCTCACGGTGTGGAAGTAATTGATCTAAATCTTGATGATTGCGAACAAATGATGAGTGAGTTTATTGAAACTAACCCCGAACTTTGGAATGAAGATATCGGTAATTAG
- a CDS encoding NUDIX hydrolase, which yields MNNLKKWKILKSKMVLDHPWCQVRQDEIELPNGKIIDDYFVSIKPDVAMILPITNNREIIFVRQYRHAVGEFFLELPAGDFDPTKESAELAAIRELREETGYISQEFIKIGTLYDKPSKDTNQIHLFLAENVSKVGEQQLDITEEIEVVLIPVESVLDKIAQGEISVAGTIAAIFLGLNFMNY from the coding sequence ATGAATAACTTAAAAAAATGGAAGATTTTAAAATCAAAAATGGTTTTAGATCATCCTTGGTGTCAGGTGAGGCAAGATGAAATAGAATTACCCAATGGTAAAATTATAGATGATTATTTTGTCAGTATTAAGCCTGACGTTGCGATGATTTTACCTATTACTAATAATAGAGAAATTATTTTTGTCCGGCAATACAGACATGCAGTAGGTGAATTTTTCTTAGAACTGCCAGCAGGGGATTTTGATCCTACAAAAGAGAGTGCAGAATTAGCAGCAATTAGAGAACTCAGAGAAGAAACTGGTTATATTTCCCAAGAATTTATAAAAATCGGAACTCTATACGATAAGCCGAGTAAAGATACCAATCAAATACATTTATTTTTAGCAGAAAATGTGAGCAAAGTTGGAGAGCAACAACTAGATATTACAGAAGAGATTGAAGTTGTATTAATTCCTGTAGAATCAGTTTTAGATAAAATTGCCCAAGGTGAAATTTCTGTGGCGGGAACTATTGCGGCTATTTTCTTAGGTTTAAATTTTATGAATTATTAA
- a CDS encoding metallophosphoesterase family protein, which produces MTLNFRFAVVSDLHLALPHTIWDHPNRFHLVEVSISAFQSVLEHLTQLDLDFLLLPGDLTQHGEPENHAWLQQCLAQLPFPVYVVPGNHDVPVLLADQQSISFADFPYYYTKFGYEDPQQIYYIRQLLPGVKLIGLNSNSFNDQGEQVGCLDAKQLRWLEEVLAASVDELVLVMVHHNVVEHLPNQSNHPLANRYMLANSAELLQLLRRYGVKLVFTGHLHVQDIAYSDGVYDITTGSLVSYPHPYRVLEFHRDDQGKESLQIISHRVESVPEFPDLQQSSRQWMGDRSFPFLIKLLTHSPLNLPLSQAKELAPSLREFWATIADGDAVLDYPHFPLEVRRYIQSYGALAQQNPSIATSGTPTLIDNNSTLLLS; this is translated from the coding sequence ATGACTCTCAATTTTCGCTTTGCGGTAGTCAGTGACTTACACCTGGCACTTCCCCATACAATCTGGGATCATCCCAACCGATTCCACCTAGTAGAAGTCAGTATCTCGGCGTTTCAAAGTGTACTAGAACATTTAACACAACTCGATTTAGATTTCTTGTTATTGCCAGGAGATTTAACCCAGCACGGCGAACCAGAGAACCACGCCTGGTTGCAACAATGTTTAGCCCAGCTACCTTTTCCCGTGTATGTTGTTCCTGGCAATCATGACGTTCCTGTGCTGTTAGCTGATCAGCAATCAATTTCTTTTGCGGACTTTCCCTACTATTACACTAAGTTTGGCTACGAAGATCCCCAGCAGATTTACTACATTCGTCAGTTATTGCCTGGAGTTAAGCTGATTGGACTAAATTCTAACTCCTTTAATGACCAAGGTGAACAGGTGGGGTGTTTGGATGCCAAACAGCTACGGTGGTTAGAAGAGGTGCTGGCGGCATCTGTTGATGAATTAGTTCTGGTGATGGTGCATCATAATGTAGTGGAGCATTTGCCCAATCAATCGAACCATCCACTGGCAAATCGATACATGTTGGCGAATTCAGCAGAACTATTGCAGTTGCTAAGACGCTACGGAGTCAAACTAGTATTTACGGGGCATTTGCACGTTCAGGATATTGCTTATTCAGATGGAGTATATGATATTACCACTGGCTCTTTAGTGAGCTATCCTCACCCTTATCGGGTGCTAGAGTTTCATCGGGATGACCAAGGTAAAGAATCGTTGCAAATTATATCTCATCGGGTAGAGTCAGTGCCTGAGTTCCCCGACTTGCAACAATCATCGCGGCAATGGATGGGCGATCGCTCTTTCCCCTTCCTCATCAAGCTACTAACTCACTCTCCATTAAATTTACCATTATCACAGGCAAAAGAATTAGCTCCTAGTTTGCGCGAGTTCTGGGCAACTATTGCCGATGGAGATGCAGTATTAGATTACCCCCACTTTCCGCTAGAAGTGCGGCGTTACATTCAGTCCTATGGTGCATTGGCGCAGCAAAACCCCAGTATCGCTACTAGTGGAACTCCTACGCTGATTGATAATAACAGCACACTTTTGCTAAGTTAA
- a CDS encoding DUF2085 domain-containing protein: MTRVAFSEELQVNWVSLIADFLLVGMVFGPPIAPFLAASGVSLLPGIADIIYFMGNHVCPQPDMGLDLAPPFIMAVCMRCYGTVTGLLITRLLYGVTGGKGFYWLNQYGWGGAALASVLMMAYPLELAAQIFGLWSFNNYLVTPFGLITGLAWGLFTMPILHRWQRGGTQILVMSDRLYDFRE; the protein is encoded by the coding sequence ATGACAAGAGTAGCTTTCAGTGAAGAATTGCAGGTTAATTGGGTAAGTTTGATTGCTGATTTCTTGTTGGTAGGGATGGTTTTTGGCCCGCCTATCGCTCCCTTTTTGGCTGCGTCTGGAGTGTCTTTGCTTCCTGGGATTGCCGACATCATTTATTTCATGGGTAATCATGTCTGTCCGCAACCAGATATGGGGTTAGATTTAGCACCACCGTTTATTATGGCTGTGTGTATGCGCTGCTACGGCACTGTCACGGGTTTGCTGATTACTCGTCTGTTGTATGGGGTAACTGGTGGTAAAGGTTTTTACTGGTTGAATCAGTATGGCTGGGGTGGTGCGGCTTTAGCTAGTGTGCTAATGATGGCTTATCCTTTGGAATTGGCAGCACAGATTTTCGGTTTGTGGAGTTTTAATAACTATCTGGTTACGCCTTTTGGGTTGATTACAGGTTTGGCGTGGGGATTATTTACTATGCCGATTTTGCACCGGTGGCAAAGAGGGGGGACACAAATTTTAGTAATGAGCGATCGCCTGTATGATTTCAGAGAATAG
- a CDS encoding S-methyl-5'-thioadenosine phosphorylase: MAQASIGIIGGSGLYKMDALKDIEEVHVQTPFGSPSDALILGTLDGTRVAFLARHGRNHTLLPSELPFRANIYAMKQLGVKYLISASAVGSLKEEAKPLDMVVPDQFIDRTKNRISTFFGEGIVAHIAFGDPICKNLAGVLADAIASLNLPEVTLHRGGTYVCMEGPAFSTKAESNLYRSWGATIIGMTNLPEAKLAREAEIAYSTLALVTDYDCWHPDHDSVTVELVIGNLLRNAVNAQKVIQETVRRLSENPPTSEAHSALQYAILTQLDKAPAATKEKLGLLLQKYL, translated from the coding sequence ATGGCTCAAGCTAGTATTGGAATTATTGGTGGTAGTGGTCTGTATAAAATGGACGCACTCAAAGATATAGAAGAGGTGCATGTCCAAACCCCTTTTGGTTCACCATCAGATGCTTTGATTCTGGGGACTTTGGATGGTACACGGGTAGCTTTTTTGGCGCGTCATGGTCGTAATCACACGCTGTTACCCTCTGAGTTGCCGTTTCGCGCTAATATCTATGCGATGAAGCAATTGGGTGTAAAGTATTTAATTTCAGCTAGTGCTGTGGGTTCCTTGAAGGAAGAGGCGAAACCACTGGATATGGTGGTACCAGATCAGTTTATTGACAGAACGAAAAATCGGATTTCAACGTTTTTTGGTGAGGGAATTGTTGCTCACATTGCTTTTGGCGATCCGATTTGTAAGAATTTAGCTGGTGTGTTGGCAGATGCGATCGCATCTCTCAATTTACCAGAAGTTACTCTCCATCGCGGCGGTACTTATGTGTGCATGGAAGGCCCAGCTTTTTCCACTAAGGCAGAATCGAATCTTTACCGCAGTTGGGGTGCAACAATTATTGGGATGACGAATTTACCAGAGGCGAAGTTGGCAAGGGAAGCGGAAATTGCATACTCAACTTTAGCGCTGGTGACAGATTATGATTGTTGGCATCCAGATCATGACAGTGTGACGGTGGAATTGGTGATTGGCAATTTGCTGCGGAATGCTGTGAATGCTCAAAAGGTGATTCAAGAAACTGTGCGGCGGTTGAGTGAAAATCCACCAACCAGTGAGGCGCATTCGGCGTTGCAGTATGCGATTTTGACTCAGTTGGATAAAGCACCAGCAGCGACGAAGGAAAAGTTAGGGTTATTGTTGCAGAAGTATTTGTAG
- a CDS encoding RNA-guided endonuclease InsQ/TnpB family protein: protein MRIAYQYKLRPTKVQAAEIDRWLSMLCAQYNYLLADRFNWYEQNRSPVNACPLVCHLPELRDNPDYYSQKKTLPELKKSHPHYGDIYSQVLQDVVKRVKVTFDRFLKGDSNGQKSGKPRFKSRSRYKTFTYPQMKEDCLQDNLINLPKLGLIKVVLHRQLPTGFKIKTAAVTKKADGYYITLSLEDPTVPTVKPDINPESITGIDLGLKEFLTTSEGEVVAIPKHYRKAQKRNIVVQKRVSRRKKGSKGRQKAVKQLGRQHKKVADKRRDFHFKTANDLLKKYDVIVHEDLNIKGLSKSKLAKSVHDAGWSSFLSILANKAENAGLLVIAVNPKNTSQDCSNCGAKVPKKLHERWHSCPHCSCNLDRDHNAAINIKKRAVGHSVLKAKSLLSNSRIVLEAYTYCEAEV, encoded by the coding sequence ATGAGGATTGCATACCAGTACAAGCTACGTCCAACAAAAGTGCAAGCCGCAGAGATAGATAGATGGTTATCTATGTTGTGCGCTCAGTATAACTATTTGTTGGCAGATAGATTTAATTGGTACGAACAAAACCGTAGTCCTGTCAATGCTTGTCCACTAGTTTGTCATCTCCCAGAATTAAGAGATAATCCAGACTACTACTCTCAAAAGAAAACATTGCCTGAACTGAAGAAAAGTCATCCCCATTACGGTGATATTTATTCACAAGTTTTGCAAGATGTTGTTAAGCGAGTTAAGGTAACTTTTGACAGATTTCTGAAAGGTGATAGCAACGGTCAGAAAAGTGGCAAACCAAGGTTTAAATCTAGAAGTAGATACAAAACCTTCACTTATCCTCAGATGAAAGAAGACTGCTTGCAGGATAACTTGATTAATCTCCCAAAGTTGGGGTTAATAAAAGTTGTTTTGCATCGTCAACTACCTACTGGTTTCAAAATTAAAACTGCTGCTGTCACCAAAAAAGCAGATGGATACTACATCACTTTAAGCCTAGAAGACCCTACAGTTCCTACTGTTAAGCCCGACATTAATCCCGAATCGATTACTGGCATTGACTTGGGATTAAAAGAGTTCTTAACAACTTCTGAAGGTGAAGTTGTTGCTATTCCAAAACATTATAGAAAAGCACAAAAACGCAACATAGTGGTTCAGAAGCGAGTATCTAGACGTAAAAAGGGCAGTAAAGGGAGACAAAAAGCAGTTAAGCAACTAGGTAGGCAACATAAAAAAGTTGCTGACAAACGTCGGGATTTTCACTTCAAAACTGCTAATGATTTACTCAAAAAATATGATGTCATAGTCCATGAGGATTTAAACATCAAAGGACTTTCAAAGTCCAAACTAGCAAAGTCAGTTCATGATGCTGGGTGGTCAAGCTTTTTATCAATTCTTGCAAATAAAGCCGAAAATGCTGGTTTGCTTGTGATAGCTGTTAACCCAAAAAACACATCTCAAGATTGTTCTAATTGTGGGGCTAAAGTTCCTAAAAAGCTGCATGAGAGATGGCATAGTTGTCCTCATTGTTCATGCAACTTGGATAGGGATCATAATGCTGCGATTAATATAAAGAAAAGGGCGGTAGGGCATTCCGTTCTTAAAGCCAAGAGTCTCCTAAGCAATAGCCGGATTGTCTTGGAAGCCTACACTTACTGCGAAGCAGAAGTGTAG